In the Fibrobacter sp. UWR3 genome, ATAAAATTGCTTGGTATATCAACAAATACAATTCTTTCGTCTATCGTCTACCAGCTATACAAAACTTCACAACTTGTTGCCTTAGTTGTTGTTATCCACCTTGTGGAGAAGCGATCTTTCGTCTATGATTAAAACCCGCGCGATAGTCCTGCACCGCTTCCCCTACAGCGATTCCAGCTGGATCGTGAAGGCGCTTACGGAAGAAACCGGCACGGTCTCCTTCATCGTGAAGGGAGGCAAGCGCAAGGACAGCCCGTTCAGGGGGGCGCTCGACCCGCTCGCCCTGTGCGAGATAGTGTATCGCGAGAACCCGAATACGGAACTGCAGTTCCTGAAGGAAGCGAGCGTCATCAACTGGCACCCGCACCTTCGCGAAGACCTGCTCGCCCTCGCGAAGGCGCAGGTGATGGCCGAAATCGTACTGCGGTACGCACCCGCGGGTGTCCCGCTGGAAGGTGAATTCGCCCTGCTGGAAGAGGCGCTCGCGGCGCTTGACGTACCCGATAATAAACTGCCCGCGGACGATAATTCTGAAGTTAAACTCCCAGCGGGCAATTCGCCTGAAGTTAAACAGCCCGCAGATTCCGAAGTTAAACCGCCCGCGGGCAATTCGCCGGAACAAGATGCCACACCCTCCTTACCAGCAGGCATTAAACCACCAGCAGGCATTAAACAGCCCGCAAACAAGTCGGGTGTTTTCGCCCGCTGGCTCCTGGATATCTGCGAACTCTGGGGCTACCACCTGGACATGAATTTCTGCAGCCGCTGCGACCACCAAATCGAAGGCGTTCCGGCCGATTTCCATCCGGAAACAGGCGCATTCGTCTGCAAAAGCTGCCTCGGGGTCGAAACTCCCCGCGCTCGGCCCGAGACGCTCGCCGGTTTCGAGGCGCTGCGCACCGGCAGGGCAATCGCGCACCCGGAATTCGTCGAGAACGCTCTCCTCGCCTACCTGCGCAGCCACATCGGGTTCATGCGCGAAATAAACTCGCTCAAGTTCCTGAACGAGACGCGAAAGTTATACGACCGTTCGCGCTAAACTCGGGGATTAAATTACTCCGGTTTGCGCTCACTCTCCCAACCGCCCCTGTTTAATAACAGGGGCTTTGTTGCTCACAATGACGACCGTTCGCGCTAGATTCCTGAATTAAATTACTCCGGTAGGCGCTCACTTTCGCCTTCGACGACTCGTTAATACGAGTCGCTTTTGGCTCACAAACGACCGGTCGCACTAAACTCGGGGATTAAATTACTCCGGTTTGCGCTCACACCCACCTGCGACGACCTCGCGCCAACTTCCAACATAATTTCTATCTTTTACACGCTGTGAAAAGCGCAGTTTATAGAAAGCGCTGTTCACAGAAAGCGCGGTTTACAAGCGCGGTTCATAAATAGGAGATGCTATGCTTACTGCGGAAGATATCCGCGCCTTGAAGGGCACGGGCAAGAAAGTTTCGATGATTACCGCCTACGACTTCGCGTTCGCCCAGATGGCAGAAGCCGCCGGAGTCGACCAGATTCTCGTGGGCGACAGCCTCGCGAACACCATGCTCGGCTACAAGAGCACCCGCGAAATCGGCATGACCGAAATGCTCATCTTCGTCGCCGCCGTCTGCCGCGGCGCCCCCAACACGCACGTGGTGGCCGACATGCCCTACCTGAGCGACAAGGATCCGCAAACCGCATACGATAACGCTAAGCGCTTCATGGACTTAGGTGCAGCAAGCGTCAAGCTCGAGGGCACCCCCGCAGGCGTCATCGAATACCTCCGCAGCAAGGATATTCCCGTCTGCGCACACCTCGGGCTGCTCCCGCAGACTGCAGAAAACTTCAAGCAGAAGGGCAAGACCGAAGAAGAGGCCCGCGCCATCGAAGAGGCCGCCAAGTTCGTCGATAGCCTCGGATGCTTCGAGACGGTGCTCGAGCACATCCCCGAAGAACTCGGCAAGAAGATTACCGGCGAGGTGAAAAGCGTCACCATCGGCATCGGCGGCGGAAAATTTACCGACGGACACGTGCTCGTGATGCACGACGCGCTCGGAATGCACCAGAAAAAGCTCCCTCCGTTCGCCACGAAGTTCGTCGACATGTATTCCCTCGGCGTAGAAGGCTTCCGCAAGTACGTGGAGAGCGTGAAGAACGAAGCGTAACACACAGCAAGGAGAAAATTTTCTCTACGCAAAGCAAAAAAATTTGTCGCAGCGCAGAAAAAATCTTTCTTGATTGAAAAATTTTCTCTCGCGAACGAAAAATTTCTGGTGAAAAGAAAAAAATCTCGTCGATGACGGGATTTTTTTTGCAAGTGTTACGAAAATCACAAGTAATTCTTTGAGTATCATCAAGTTACAATCACAAAAGACTGCTACGTACAAAAAAGGAGCAAATCGTCTGCAACCCGCGTCGTTATTGGGCTCGCGTCATTTTACATACAAAGTAATTTTCATCCCTTATAAGACAACTTTTCCATCTTGTCAATATCTTTTTGAAAAAAAATGAAAAAAATTTTAAAAAGGTGTTGACTTTTTGTGAAAATAAAGTTATTTTAATGTCATCAAAACAATTAACCCTCAAAAAAGGAAGAATACAATGGCTACTACAAAGAAAACTGTTGCTAAGAAGGCTCCTGCCAAGAAGGCTGCTCCGGCTAAGAAGGCTGTTGCCAAGAAGGCTCCGGCTAAGAAGGCTGCTGCTAAGAAGGCTCCGGCCAAGAAGGCTGCCCCGGCTAAGAAGGCTGTTGCCAAGAAGGCTCCGGCCAAGAAGGCTGCTCCGGCTAAGAAGGCTGTTGCCAAGAAGGCTCCGGCTAAGAAGGTCGCTGCCAAGAAGGCTCCGGCTAAGAAGGCCGCCAAGAAGTAATTTTTATTCTTCTTTAAAGCTCTCTTTTGGAAAGGTCCCGCTCTGCGGGCCCTTTTCATTTTTGCACGTTTTAAACACAAATAAACATCCCGAAGCCATCAATCAATTTGAAACTTCATCTTAAGCAGGGTATAAGCAGTCTTATAAATGGAAGGCGTCGGCCAAGGCATCATTTAAAATCATTTTAAAGATAATTTCTATCTTTAAAAACATGATTTCGGAAAAAGACCTCGAAGAACTCCAGAAAATTCCCCTAGATGAACGTGTCAAGCGCGTTGAAGCGCTGCTCGAAACAAAGGAAAACCCGCGCGGTTTTGAACTCGGGCTCCTCCTCGCCCTCAAAATGGGCCAGGAAATCCGTGAAAAGAAACCCCTCGGGAGCGAATCGGGCGACCTCGTGGTAAGCTGGAAGGACAAATATTCCGAATATGTGATTGAAGAAGCCATCGCAAGCGCGAAGGAATTCCTGCTGCACCCGGCAAGCATCGCCGAAAAGATCAAGGCGGGCATGGACAAGTTCAACAAGGCGCCGGAAGATGCCGGGCAAGAGAGCACCGGTCAGCAAAACGCTGCCGAATCGAAGGACCAAAACGAGGCAGAAAATGGATAACAAACTCCAGGCCACCGTAGATATCGGGAGCCACAGCTGCATATTGCTGATCGCCGCATTCGAAGACGCTCCCGCAAGTTCACCAGCCGAAACAGCCGAAGCAGAAGTTAAACCGCGCCAAATTTTGGTGCCGAAACTCCAGAAGGTGGAAATCTGCCGCCTGGGTGAAGACATTTATGAACATGGCGCCATCACGCAGGCGCGCATCGAGGAACTCTCGAGAGTGCTGACCAAGTTCCGCATGGACCTGCACGCGCTCGGCGCCGACCTCAAGGCGGCCGTCATGACCGAAGCGATGCGCAAGGCATCGAACCCGGACGAAGTTCTCGACGCGGCAGAAAAGGCGCTCTGGATGCGCCCGCGAATCATCAGCGGCGAAGAAGAAGGCAAGCTCACCTACCGTTCCGTGAAGGAATGGCACGGCGAAGGCATCGTCACCATCGATATCGGCGGCGGTTCCACCGAGCTCAGCAACGGCGAGACCACGTTCTCGATACCCGTCGGCGCACTCAAGATGTTCAAGGCGATGGGCCCGATTCCTGGACCGGAATACAAGAAGTTCGTGAAGGAGACCTTCAAGGAAGTGAGCTTCAAGGGCATGACCAAGAAGCCCGTCTACCTTATCGGCGGCACGGGAACCGCACTCGCGATGGTCTACCTCGACAAGCCGAAGTTCGACTACAAGGCAATCGAAGGGCTCGAGATGAGCATCGCCGACCTCGACGCGGTCACCACGCGCATATCGAACCTCTCGAAGGAACTGCGCGCGATGCTCCCGGGGCTCGAGAACGGCAGGAGCGACGTAATCATCTGCGGACTTTTCTGGCTCAAGTCGCTTTTGGAAAAACTGCGCGTAGAAACCTTCCGCATCAGCACCGCGGGCATCCGTTTCGGGCTCCTGTACCCGCCGGAACCCGAACCTGAAGCAAAACCGAAGGCGAAAAAGACACCGCCCTGGCTCAAGAAGAAGGAAGAGAATTCTGCCGAAGAAGGCTCGGACCAGTAACGTCATCCCCGCGTAGGCGGGGATCTTTTTACAATTCCACGAGCGTCGCGACGAGGCAAGAATCCTTCGTAGCGCCGCTACCTGCAAAATCGATATCCTGCCCGCGCTTCCAAGCAGTGCGGGCTTTTTCGTGAACCGACCTGACGGCGGCAAGCACGTCACGCGCGAAGGTGTCGAGCGCGAACTCGCTGTAATTGGAACTCACCATGATGAAGGCTCCCGCGTTCAGGAGCGCCGCACATTCCGAGACGAGCGGCATCAAATGTTCCCGCACGTTGAAGTTGAACCCCTTGAAGCGCGCGAAACTCGGCGGGTCGAGCACGATACCATCGAACTTGAGTCCCTTCTTTGCAGCCCAGCGCACATATTCGAGCGCATTCCCGCGGAAAAATTCACCGGGGCGCAGGTCGAGCCCGTTCAGCGCGTAGTTTTCGCGGCCCTTGTCGAGAATCTTCCCGCTGATGTCGGCGTTCGTGGCGACTGCGGCACCCCCGAGGCGCGCGTGCACCGAGAAACTGCACGTATAGCTGAAGAGGTTCAGGAACCGCGGGCCTCCACTTGTCATCCCCGCGCAGGCGGGCGGACAGCACTTAACAACTTGTTGTTTAGTGCGCATGGCCACCAAGGTGGGGATCTTCTTTGAACCTTCGCCAGTCATCGCGCGGAAGCGGTCTTCCACCTCGAGGCGCACGTGCCTCATGTCGAGGAACAGCCCCGGATTGACGGTATCGAGCAAGTCCACATGGAAGCGCGCGTTGCCTTCGCGTACCGTACCTACGGCCGCATCGCGGGTCCCGAACGCTACCTCCATGGGCGCGTTCTCAAGCGACTTGCCCGAACGGGAAAGCCTCTCCTTCACGATGATGCACGCGGGGTTGAACATCGCGGCCACCGCATCCACGAACTCGCGGCGACGCGGGAGCATCTCCGGCCCAAAGAACTGCACCTGCAAGCGGTCGCCGAAGCGGTCGAGCGTAAGCCCCGGGAATCCGTCGGCGGCTCCATTTACAATGCGATAAGCGTCCGTCACCTCGAACAGCGACGCACGCTTTTCAAATGCAGTCCTAAGTAAATTCTTCATCATCTATAACGCATGCCCAAAATTTTCGAAGACTTCTTTCGTCTTTCGTCTGTAGCGAGCATGGCGAGCGTTCTTTCGTCTAAGTTTTATCCATCGACTTGATCTGGTCCACGAACTCGCCTACTTCCTTGAACTCGCGGTAGATGGAAGCGAACCGCACGTAGGCGACCGCGTCGAGCTTCTTGAGTTCCTGCATCACGAGATTCCCGATAGTATCGTAGCCCACCTCGGAATTGTCGTTCACCGGCAGGGCGTTTTCCACGCGGGTCGCGAGTTCTTCGATGTCCTCGGGCGTAATCGGGCGCTTCTTGCACGAGTTCATGATGCCGCGAATCAGCTTTTCGCGCTGGAAAGGCTGCTTTTCGCCACTCCTCTTCACGACCGTCAACGGCTGGAGTTCAATATACTCGCGGGTCGTGAACCTGCGGCCGCAGGCCAGGCACTCACGCCGTCTGCGGATGGCGATTCCACTCACGCGACTATCGACCACTTTGTCGTTGTCGTTCTTGCAAAAAGGGCAAATCATGGCTAGAATATAGGATATTTTGCGAAAAAATGCAAATTTTTTATTCTTTACAGCCCACTAGTCCTTGATACAGCGGACACTGATCAAGGTATTTTTTCGGTTCTCGAACCAGCCCGTAGTGTCATTTTCGTAGCGAAGATTCAAGGTGAAAGCCTCGTCGTCATCGATTCCAGCGGAACTCCAGAAGAACGCCCCGGAATTGATGATGGAGAGACGCCCTTCGCCACGGGTTTCGCTCCTGTCAAGCGCGACTCCCCCGGGTAGCGCCGCAAATCCGTAGTCATCCGTACCGGCAGAATAGTTGCCCTTCTCGTCCCAGGCCGTCGTCGCCTTGAGCTTACCGCCCGCAACCTTAGTGCCCCCGGCAAAAACGACCAGGGTCGTCCAGTCGTCTTCACTCGGCAGGCGCCAACCGCGCGGGCACGCCTTCATGGCAGCATTCCAGTCGTAGAAGCACCCGTACATGGTAAACACCTCAAACTCCCGGCACACGCTGCCTTCCATATCGTAATTGAGGTTTTCCGCCATCCACACCTGATCGCCAATCTGCACGGTCTTGTACCTCTGACCGTCGCGCGTATCGCGGAGCGTATTCGCAGAATCATCGTACTCGCTACTTCCGCGCCCATCCTCCGGCGTAACAAAGTCATCGCCGTCGTCACTACAAGCAGCGAGAAGAAGCAAAATGGACCCTATCGCGGCGCTCCGTTTGCTCCAGGGAGACAACAATACAGACATATTTCCTCCTAAAATTAATCCTGGACGCAGCGGACGCTTAATCCATATTTTTTCCCCTCCACCCACATACCGACATCACTCTTGTCGTTTAAAAATTCATAATACAAAACAAAAATACTGGTAGATGTAAAATAAACGTCTTGTCTAGAAGTCCAAAACCTAGCCCTCAAGCCCTTAAAACCACGGTTGCCATCAAAGTCACTTTTACGACCAAACTGGACAGAAATAACGGAGAATCCATAAGCATCATCTCCTCCTCCCCAACCGGACCAGCTGGTGTCGGTCTTGAGCAATTTCCCCGCTTTTTGTTTTCCGCCAATCGCAGTAAAAAGCTTGCCCCAGTCCAATGTATCCGGAAGATGCCACCCTTCTGGGCATATTCCACGCACCGGCATGGTCGGCGAACAATCCACCTCATAACCGCAGCCCTTGCCATTTTCGCTGAATACAGCCGCGCTGTCCATCGCCGCGCTCCACGTGTATAGACGGCCATACACGTCACAATTTTTCGCTAAACTTTCATAACAGTAACTGAGCGTATCCAGGCCGTCATCGGATTCCGGATAAGCATAGTTCAGGTTCTGCGCCATCCACCACTGGTCTCCGATTTTCACGGTCCTGTAAATCTGGCCATCGCGTTCATCGGTAAGAGTACCGTATTCACAGGTGTCCGTGCTGTCCGTCTTGCAGGGAGGAACCTGCACTTCGAGCGGTTTGTAACACCGGACAGAATAACCACCGCCCTTTGAATATACCCAGGATGTATAAGCAGAATCGGACCTGCTTCGCAAAGTCATGCCATCGCTATTCCAAGA is a window encoding:
- the recO gene encoding DNA repair protein RecO, encoding MIKTRAIVLHRFPYSDSSWIVKALTEETGTVSFIVKGGKRKDSPFRGALDPLALCEIVYRENPNTELQFLKEASVINWHPHLREDLLALAKAQVMAEIVLRYAPAGVPLEGEFALLEEALAALDVPDNKLPADDNSEVKLPAGNSPEVKQPADSEVKPPAGNSPEQDATPSLPAGIKPPAGIKQPANKSGVFARWLLDICELWGYHLDMNFCSRCDHQIEGVPADFHPETGAFVCKSCLGVETPRARPETLAGFEALRTGRAIAHPEFVENALLAYLRSHIGFMREINSLKFLNETRKLYDRSR
- the panB gene encoding 3-methyl-2-oxobutanoate hydroxymethyltransferase; translated protein: MLTAEDIRALKGTGKKVSMITAYDFAFAQMAEAAGVDQILVGDSLANTMLGYKSTREIGMTEMLIFVAAVCRGAPNTHVVADMPYLSDKDPQTAYDNAKRFMDLGAASVKLEGTPAGVIEYLRSKDIPVCAHLGLLPQTAENFKQKGKTEEEARAIEEAAKFVDSLGCFETVLEHIPEELGKKITGEVKSVTIGIGGGKFTDGHVLVMHDALGMHQKKLPPFATKFVDMYSLGVEGFRKYVESVKNEA
- a CDS encoding phosphatase, which produces MDNKLQATVDIGSHSCILLIAAFEDAPASSPAETAEAEVKPRQILVPKLQKVEICRLGEDIYEHGAITQARIEELSRVLTKFRMDLHALGADLKAAVMTEAMRKASNPDEVLDAAEKALWMRPRIISGEEEGKLTYRSVKEWHGEGIVTIDIGGGSTELSNGETTFSIPVGALKMFKAMGPIPGPEYKKFVKETFKEVSFKGMTKKPVYLIGGTGTALAMVYLDKPKFDYKAIEGLEMSIADLDAVTTRISNLSKELRAMLPGLENGRSDVIICGLFWLKSLLEKLRVETFRISTAGIRFGLLYPPEPEPEAKPKAKKTPPWLKKKEENSAEEGSDQ
- a CDS encoding class I SAM-dependent rRNA methyltransferase; translated protein: MMKNLLRTAFEKRASLFEVTDAYRIVNGAADGFPGLTLDRFGDRLQVQFFGPEMLPRRREFVDAVAAMFNPACIIVKERLSRSGKSLENAPMEVAFGTRDAAVGTVREGNARFHVDLLDTVNPGLFLDMRHVRLEVEDRFRAMTGEGSKKIPTLVAMRTKQQVVKCCPPACAGMTSGGPRFLNLFSYTCSFSVHARLGGAAVATNADISGKILDKGRENYALNGLDLRPGEFFRGNALEYVRWAAKKGLKFDGIVLDPPSFARFKGFNFNVREHLMPLVSECAALLNAGAFIMVSSNYSEFALDTFARDVLAAVRSVHEKARTAWKRGQDIDFAGSGATKDSCLVATLVEL
- the nrdR gene encoding transcriptional regulator NrdR; translated protein: MICPFCKNDNDKVVDSRVSGIAIRRRRECLACGRRFTTREYIELQPLTVVKRSGEKQPFQREKLIRGIMNSCKKRPITPEDIEELATRVENALPVNDNSEVGYDTIGNLVMQELKKLDAVAYVRFASIYREFKEVGEFVDQIKSMDKT
- a CDS encoding fibrobacter succinogenes major paralogous domain-containing protein, whose protein sequence is MSVLLSPWSKRSAAIGSILLLLAACSDDGDDFVTPEDGRGSSEYDDSANTLRDTRDGQRYKTVQIGDQVWMAENLNYDMEGSVCREFEVFTMYGCFYDWNAAMKACPRGWRLPSEDDWTTLVVFAGGTKVAGGKLKATTAWDEKGNYSAGTDDYGFAALPGGVALDRSETRGEGRLSIINSGAFFWSSAGIDDDEAFTLNLRYENDTTGWFENRKNTLISVRCIKD